A part of Hydrogenobacter sp. T-8 genomic DNA contains:
- the tgt gene encoding tRNA guanosine(34) transglycosylase Tgt, translating into MFSFRVIKSDGKARLGELITPHGKIRTPVFMPVGTQGTVKAMLHKDLIEIGTEIILGNTYHLYLRPGVEVIKEAGGLHAFIGWDKPILTDSGGFQVFSLSRGRGDGKSGVRVNDEGVEFRDHLAGDLHFFTPEKVIEIQEAFSSDIIMPLDECVEYPTTYAYAKTAVDRTIDWLDRSIRVKKREDQVLFGIVQGAFFEELRVESALRTVERDLFGYAIGGLSVGEPKEIMYDMTELVCQYLPWEKPRYLMGVGMPEDIIEAVARGVDMFDCVAPTRMARTGTLFTSRGKINIRNEKYKKDFSSPDPECDCYTCRNFTKAYLRHLFNVEEISAYILNTIHNLRFYHKLMENIRKAIEEGRFEEFRSAWHKFYSLQT; encoded by the coding sequence ATGTTTTCCTTTAGGGTTATAAAATCTGACGGAAAGGCGAGGCTTGGAGAGCTTATAACACCGCATGGTAAAATACGCACACCAGTCTTTATGCCTGTTGGCACTCAGGGAACAGTAAAGGCTATGCTCCACAAGGACCTTATAGAGATAGGCACTGAGATTATCTTGGGCAATACTTACCACCTATACCTAAGACCGGGTGTAGAAGTTATAAAAGAGGCAGGAGGGCTTCATGCCTTTATAGGATGGGACAAGCCCATTTTGACAGATAGTGGAGGCTTTCAGGTTTTTTCTCTATCACGGGGAAGGGGAGACGGAAAGTCAGGGGTAAGGGTTAACGATGAAGGGGTAGAGTTTAGAGACCACCTTGCGGGAGACCTTCACTTCTTTACTCCAGAAAAGGTTATAGAAATTCAAGAAGCCTTTAGCTCTGACATCATAATGCCTCTTGACGAGTGCGTAGAGTATCCTACCACATATGCCTATGCAAAGACCGCAGTTGATAGAACTATAGACTGGCTTGACAGGAGCATAAGGGTTAAAAAAAGAGAAGACCAAGTGCTTTTTGGAATAGTGCAGGGTGCTTTTTTTGAGGAGCTTAGGGTGGAGTCTGCTCTTAGGACTGTAGAAAGAGACCTCTTTGGCTATGCTATCGGCGGGCTTTCTGTGGGCGAGCCAAAGGAAATTATGTATGACATGACCGAGCTTGTGTGCCAATACCTTCCATGGGAAAAACCCAGATATCTTATGGGGGTAGGTATGCCTGAGGATATAATTGAAGCGGTGGCAAGAGGGGTAGACATGTTTGACTGCGTGGCACCCACGCGCATGGCAAGGACTGGAACGCTCTTTACCTCAAGAGGAAAGATAAACATACGCAATGAAAAATATAAAAAGGACTTTTCTTCACCAGACCCAGAGTGTGATTGTTATACTTGCAGGAACTTCACTAAAGCCTATCTGAGACATCTCTTTAATGTGGAAGAGATATCCGCTTACATACTCAACACCATTCACAACCTTCGCTTTTACCACAAGCTGATGGAGAACATAAGAAAAGCCATAGAGGAGGGCAGGTTTGAAGAGTTCCGAAGTGCATGGCACAAGTTCTATAGTTTACAGACTTGA
- the lipA gene encoding lipoyl synthase, protein MKPILELSKTHEIKKLLRSLRLHTVCEESRCPNIGECFGSGTATFMIMGDTCTRACSFCNLQRGKPLAPDPEEPYKLLHAVKTLKLSYVVLTSPTRDDLPDGGAGHFAKCVRVLKEHIPSIKVEVLVPDFKGDTQALSKVLSSEPDVLAHNVETVPRLYNRVRLGSKYERSLALLRFSKELAPHILTKSALVLGFGESIEEIIQVMKDLRSVGCDLLTIGQYYQPSREHHPVVKYYTEEEFKTLEELAYGLGFKKVASGPNVRSSYKAIELSLFF, encoded by the coding sequence ATGAAACCTATATTGGAGCTATCAAAGACCCACGAAATTAAAAAACTGCTGAGAAGTTTAAGACTACACACAGTTTGTGAAGAGTCTCGCTGTCCTAATATAGGAGAGTGTTTTGGCTCTGGCACCGCAACTTTTATGATAATGGGAGATACATGCACGAGAGCCTGTAGCTTCTGCAACCTTCAAAGAGGCAAGCCCTTAGCTCCCGACCCAGAAGAACCCTACAAACTTTTGCATGCGGTCAAAACCCTTAAACTAAGCTACGTGGTGCTAACATCTCCCACAAGGGATGACCTACCAGATGGTGGTGCAGGTCATTTTGCAAAGTGCGTAAGAGTCTTGAAGGAACACATACCAAGTATAAAGGTAGAAGTGCTTGTGCCAGACTTTAAAGGCGACACTCAAGCCCTCTCAAAGGTGCTATCCTCTGAACCAGACGTGCTTGCACACAATGTGGAAACCGTGCCAAGGCTGTATAACCGTGTAAGGCTTGGGTCTAAGTATGAAAGAAGTCTTGCACTGCTAAGATTTTCAAAGGAGCTTGCTCCTCATATACTTACAAAGTCCGCACTGGTGCTTGGCTTTGGAGAAAGTATTGAAGAGATAATCCAAGTTATGAAAGACCTCAGGTCTGTAGGTTGCGACCTTTTAACCATAGGTCAGTATTACCAACCTTCAAGAGAACATCATCCAGTGGTTAAATACTACACAGAGGAAGAGTTCAAAACCCTTGAAGAGCTGGCATATGGTTTAGGTTTTAAAAAGGTGGCAAGCGGACCAAATGTGAGAAGCTCCTACAAAGCTATAGAACTATCTTTGTTCTTCTAA
- a CDS encoding MBL fold metallo-hydrolase: protein MSKIISLIILSLPLLSYAYPKHVRETLRELAPNVFGVFGVYEQVNKQNRGFISNAYFVVTKDGVFVIDALSTYMLGRELVETIRTKTRLPIKYVLITHYHTDHFYGVKALRESGAVIIAHPWSYSYLADDASKRMFNARLEILGKRLLKGTKLIGPDITTSSSMVIKLGDELFEIHHWCKAHTDGDLVVWMPKRKILFAGDLVFGGRIPFLGSGNSRTWLLCLEKIKELSPEILLPGHGEPLYGKEDITKQVDWTMNYIRDVRSVVRKLYEEGYSVEEARNKANEEMLKINPEYSQLSVFFEVNPVNAYYLYFEIEREILEEQR from the coding sequence GTGAGTAAGATAATCTCATTAATTATACTTTCCCTACCCCTACTTTCCTATGCTTATCCAAAGCACGTCAGGGAAACTTTGCGAGAGCTTGCACCCAATGTTTTTGGAGTTTTTGGAGTTTACGAACAGGTAAACAAGCAAAACAGGGGCTTTATATCTAACGCCTATTTCGTAGTAACCAAGGATGGAGTATTCGTTATAGATGCCCTAAGCACTTATATGCTTGGGAGGGAGCTCGTGGAGACCATAAGAACAAAAACAAGGCTTCCTATAAAATATGTCCTTATCACTCATTATCATACAGACCACTTCTACGGCGTGAAGGCTTTAAGGGAATCGGGTGCTGTAATAATAGCACATCCATGGTCTTACAGCTATCTTGCGGATGATGCTTCTAAAAGGATGTTCAATGCTAGGCTTGAAATCTTAGGTAAAAGACTTCTTAAAGGAACAAAACTTATAGGACCGGACATAACTACATCCAGTAGTATGGTAATAAAGTTAGGTGATGAGCTCTTTGAAATACACCATTGGTGTAAGGCTCATACGGACGGAGACCTTGTAGTTTGGATGCCAAAGAGAAAGATACTCTTTGCAGGAGACCTCGTTTTCGGAGGACGCATCCCCTTCTTAGGCTCTGGTAATTCCCGCACATGGCTACTTTGCCTTGAGAAGATAAAGGAGCTTTCTCCAGAAATACTACTTCCGGGACATGGTGAACCGCTCTATGGTAAGGAAGATATAACTAAACAGGTAGACTGGACGATGAATTATATAAGAGACGTAAGGTCTGTGGTAAGAAAGTTATATGAGGAAGGCTACAGTGTGGAGGAAGCAAGGAACAAAGCTAACGAGGAGATGCTTAAGATAAACCCAGAATACTCACAGCTTTCAGTATTCTTTGAGGTTAATCCAGTAAACGCCTACTACCTCTACTTTGAAATAGAGAGGGAGATTTTAGAAGAACAAAGATAG
- a CDS encoding DUF302 domain-containing protein, giving the protein MLKFLLFLLLPLFTFAMDPLKVMYVTYNLKERDFKAGVESVRKSMEAQGLKVLRTLTISDAIRARGNETFRNYYVVFGCEFDGMGDILLKAPALSNIVPCSVAVYEEGGRVRATVVNHQVFLTRYRNNLTLSERREISQLYRKLHSALASVSTNKPAISQAPAIRENLVHEDVIDGLDFDTFKTLYKTALDGVNMNILDIMDIRKDSPKFSIFLACNLSYGEAILKDIPQFGTLAPCRVYLYERDGKVITGYINIPFLLKTYGRHLSKENAEIFRRADQDIKQALKEAKGE; this is encoded by the coding sequence ATGTTGAAGTTTCTCCTTTTCCTGCTCCTGCCTCTTTTTACCTTTGCTATGGACCCTCTCAAGGTTATGTATGTTACCTATAACCTTAAGGAGAGGGATTTCAAAGCAGGGGTAGAGTCTGTAAGAAAAAGCATGGAGGCTCAAGGTCTAAAGGTATTGAGAACTCTTACCATATCTGACGCCATAAGAGCGAGAGGAAACGAAACTTTCAGAAACTACTACGTTGTCTTCGGGTGCGAGTTTGATGGTATGGGAGACATTCTCCTCAAAGCACCAGCCCTTAGCAATATAGTCCCATGTAGTGTGGCGGTTTACGAAGAGGGAGGCAGGGTAAGGGCAACAGTGGTAAATCATCAGGTCTTCCTCACTCGCTACAGAAATAACCTAACCCTATCTGAAAGAAGAGAAATAAGCCAGCTCTATCGCAAACTTCATTCAGCTCTCGCTTCTGTAAGCACCAACAAGCCAGCGATTTCTCAGGCTCCCGCAATTAGGGAAAACCTCGTCCACGAGGATGTAATAGATGGTCTTGACTTTGATACTTTCAAAACCCTCTACAAAACAGCCCTTGATGGTGTAAACATGAACATCTTGGACATAATGGATATAAGAAAGGACAGTCCAAAGTTTTCCATATTCCTTGCTTGTAATCTTAGCTACGGTGAAGCCATACTCAAGGACATACCTCAGTTTGGAACTCTTGCACCCTGTAGAGTGTATCTATACGAAAGAGATGGAAAAGTTATTACTGGTTACATAAACATACCCTTCCTGCTTAAAACCTACGGAAGACACCTTAGCAAGGAAAATGCAGAGATATTTCGCAGGGCGGACCAAGACATAAAGCAGGCTCTGAAAGAGGCAAAGGGTGAGTAA
- the soxB gene encoding thiosulfohydrolase SoxB, whose product MVLNRRDFLGYSALALSALAFSPEAFARRPVSFEKLMEFKPYGNLTLVFTSDLHGHLKPMYFAEPMNLLAPEPLRGTPGYLAGMDFLRFYNIRPGSVEAYTGSCVSFIRLAGLYGMTGGGPQVATVIKTIVNERGKDKCLVLDGGDTWATSGIAVKTDGMAIVDWMNYVGFDYMVAHWDVTVGKEKFLDIVRNKLKAKFISYNITEEPFGDLVFPPYDVVEKNGVKVGIIGSSFPFTPLANPRVYTEGWSFGVRPDELQKYVNELREKHKVDLVILLSHDGLPLDIALMKMVKGIDIVISGHTHDITPTPVKVGDTLIVSPGSHGKFVGRMDLDVRNGKLQGYRFKLIPVLSDVVPEDKGAKDLVKKWYEPYEKEFNTVIGTANTLLYKRDTVFSTWDRLIGEALADYYHGVDAVMSLDVGTSPGFRWGTTVLPGQKITVEHVYDVLGMTYPEVFIMKRKGRDLLVLWEDVADNVFNPNPLYQQGGDMSRIYGVEYELKINAKQGERIRNVRIKGKPIEMDKEYVVAVYGGPPPMGVQPEKKNIRDIVVDYIRKKKNIEVDRRPNVKVLDHPYNTDCYWR is encoded by the coding sequence ATGGTTTTGAACAGGAGGGACTTCCTCGGATATTCAGCATTAGCTCTATCTGCCCTAGCTTTTTCTCCGGAAGCCTTTGCAAGAAGACCTGTGAGCTTTGAAAAACTTATGGAATTCAAGCCCTATGGGAATCTTACACTTGTGTTTACTTCTGACCTTCATGGACATCTCAAACCTATGTATTTTGCAGAACCTATGAACCTGTTGGCTCCAGAACCTCTAAGGGGAACTCCCGGATATCTTGCAGGCATGGACTTTTTGAGGTTTTATAACATAAGACCGGGTTCTGTGGAAGCCTATACGGGTTCTTGTGTGAGCTTTATAAGGTTGGCGGGTTTGTATGGAATGACTGGTGGTGGACCTCAGGTTGCTACTGTAATAAAGACCATAGTCAACGAAAGAGGAAAGGATAAATGTCTTGTGCTTGACGGCGGAGACACGTGGGCAACTTCTGGCATTGCGGTTAAAACTGATGGCATGGCTATAGTGGATTGGATGAACTATGTGGGCTTTGATTACATGGTCGCTCACTGGGATGTAACCGTAGGTAAGGAAAAGTTTTTAGACATAGTTAGGAATAAACTAAAGGCAAAGTTTATCTCCTACAACATAACTGAAGAGCCCTTTGGCGACCTCGTTTTTCCACCTTACGATGTGGTGGAGAAAAATGGAGTAAAGGTAGGCATAATAGGAAGCTCCTTCCCCTTTACCCCTCTTGCAAACCCAAGGGTATACACGGAGGGCTGGAGTTTTGGCGTGAGACCCGATGAGCTTCAAAAGTATGTAAACGAGCTTAGGGAAAAGCACAAGGTGGACCTTGTAATTCTTCTTTCTCATGATGGTCTTCCTCTTGATATAGCACTGATGAAGATGGTCAAAGGTATTGACATAGTTATATCTGGACATACCCACGATATAACTCCAACTCCTGTTAAAGTGGGAGATACACTTATAGTATCACCTGGGTCTCACGGGAAGTTTGTGGGAAGGATGGACTTGGATGTGAGGAATGGAAAACTTCAAGGATATAGGTTTAAGCTCATCCCTGTGCTTTCCGATGTGGTGCCAGAAGATAAGGGTGCCAAGGATTTAGTGAAAAAGTGGTATGAGCCTTATGAGAAGGAGTTCAACACGGTCATAGGCACAGCTAATACCTTGCTCTATAAGAGGGATACTGTCTTTAGCACATGGGACAGGCTCATAGGTGAAGCTCTTGCGGACTATTATCATGGGGTGGATGCGGTTATGTCTTTGGATGTGGGCACATCCCCGGGCTTTAGATGGGGAACTACAGTCCTCCCAGGTCAGAAGATAACCGTGGAGCATGTTTACGATGTGCTTGGTATGACCTATCCTGAGGTCTTTATTATGAAGAGAAAGGGAAGAGACCTACTTGTGCTTTGGGAGGATGTGGCGGACAACGTGTTTAACCCTAACCCCCTCTATCAGCAAGGTGGAGACATGTCAAGGATATATGGCGTGGAATACGAGCTAAAAATAAACGCAAAACAAGGTGAGAGGATAAGGAATGTGAGGATAAAGGGTAAGCCCATAGAGATGGATAAAGAGTATGTGGTTGCGGTTTACGGAGGACCACCTCCTATGGGAGTTCAGCCTGAGAAGAAGAACATAAGGGACATAGTGGTAGACTACATAAGGAAAAAGAAAAACATTGAAGTAGACAGAAGACCCAACGTGAAAGTGCTTGACCATCCATACAATACAGACTGCTACTGGAGGTAA
- the soxX gene encoding sulfur oxidation c-type cytochrome SoxX, giving the protein MKKALILVGIASLLTGAVVEAQQRKAQSQRQQQPAVKYEEVIKVLKSGLSSDPRFAWKIQQDEAQKICSQYPSREQMPAQAIQKVTQLSQAEIRYPQWGIYMGDWKEGKKLVDSPRGGRYASYGFSDKPTDKGGNCYACHLIEKGVPGGTMGPNLYQYGKRWGITKENLNSPETVEKIKAVYNIIYDSWSAFPCSSMPRFGYHGNLSPEDVANIVAYLLHPESPVNK; this is encoded by the coding sequence ATGAAAAAGGCTCTAATTCTCGTTGGTATTGCAAGTCTTTTAACGGGTGCGGTAGTTGAAGCCCAGCAGAGGAAAGCACAGTCACAAAGGCAACAGCAACCTGCAGTGAAGTATGAGGAAGTTATTAAGGTTTTGAAGTCCGGGCTTTCCAGTGACCCAAGGTTTGCGTGGAAAATACAGCAGGACGAAGCCCAGAAGATATGCTCTCAGTATCCAAGCAGGGAACAGATGCCAGCACAAGCCATACAGAAGGTTACCCAACTAAGCCAAGCGGAGATAAGGTATCCTCAATGGGGTATATACATGGGTGATTGGAAAGAAGGTAAGAAACTGGTGGATTCTCCCAGAGGTGGAAGGTATGCAAGCTATGGCTTTTCTGACAAGCCCACCGATAAGGGTGGGAACTGTTATGCCTGCCACCTTATAGAAAAGGGTGTCCCTGGTGGAACAATGGGACCTAATCTTTACCAGTATGGTAAAAGGTGGGGTATAACAAAGGAAAATCTAAACAGCCCAGAAACGGTTGAAAAGATAAAGGCTGTTTATAACATAATCTATGACTCTTGGTCTGCTTTTCCTTGCTCTTCCATGCCAAGGTTTGGCTATCATGGAAACCTCTCTCCTGAAGATGTGGCAAACATAGTCGCCTATCTTCTCCATCCAGAATCTCCTGTAAACAAATAA
- the soxA gene encoding sulfur oxidation c-type cytochrome SoxA — protein MRKKALLAVFTAGALAGGLLSTKAFAQVEGELSPEEEIRLVQEFNKMLAEGINPGEVWYEVGKEAIKKYNLDKCDLGLGPGVFKGAAAQLPRYFADAGKVMDLETRVGWCLQKHAGMTQEQVLKFVRQCWGKSGNCVSEYDGIIMYLTMESNGQKINVNLKDPNVKKMYDIGKQIYYTRLGPWDFNCATCHAGKQEVRIRATRLWSADRPGEAGQAVSIFPKYLVRWGLPMTMHYRYAECIRQMRWPEFIPHSDLGVALSTYLYGTANGTEIKAPGIGR, from the coding sequence ATGAGAAAGAAGGCACTTTTAGCGGTGTTTACAGCCGGTGCTCTTGCCGGTGGACTTTTGTCTACAAAGGCTTTTGCTCAGGTTGAAGGGGAGCTTTCTCCTGAAGAAGAAATAAGGCTTGTCCAAGAGTTCAACAAAATGCTCGCAGAAGGTATAAACCCCGGTGAGGTTTGGTATGAGGTGGGCAAAGAAGCTATAAAGAAGTATAACCTTGACAAGTGCGACCTTGGTCTTGGTCCTGGTGTTTTCAAAGGCGCTGCAGCACAACTTCCCAGATACTTTGCGGATGCAGGCAAGGTGATGGACCTTGAAACAAGAGTTGGATGGTGTCTACAAAAGCATGCAGGCATGACACAGGAACAGGTTCTCAAGTTTGTGCGTCAATGCTGGGGCAAATCGGGCAACTGTGTGAGCGAATACGACGGAATAATCATGTATCTTACTATGGAATCCAACGGGCAGAAAATAAATGTAAACCTCAAAGACCCAAACGTTAAAAAGATGTATGATATAGGCAAGCAAATATACTACACAAGACTTGGACCTTGGGACTTTAACTGTGCCACCTGTCATGCGGGTAAGCAAGAGGTAAGAATAAGGGCAACAAGACTTTGGAGTGCGGACAGACCCGGTGAGGCTGGTCAGGCAGTTTCCATATTCCCCAAATATTTGGTGCGTTGGGGTCTTCCTATGACCATGCATTACAGGTATGCGGAATGCATTCGTCAGATGAGATGGCCAGAGTTCATACCCCATTCTGATTTGGGGGTGGCTCTTTCCACATACCTTTACGGCACTGCTAATGGCACTGAGATAAAAGCACCAGGAATAGGGAGGTGA
- the soxZ gene encoding thiosulfate oxidation carrier complex protein SoxZ has product MAVGTGILRVPKEAKKGEIIRVQMVITHPMTPPRKDPQTGQEVPAYNLTKLDLFFNDKLVSTVNMGAGVSANPFMALTLKADESGVVKIVYEDNKGGKWERTAEIKVS; this is encoded by the coding sequence ATGGCAGTAGGAACAGGTATACTTCGTGTGCCAAAGGAGGCAAAGAAGGGGGAAATCATAAGGGTGCAGATGGTAATAACCCACCCCATGACGCCACCAAGGAAAGACCCACAGACAGGACAGGAGGTACCCGCCTATAACCTTACAAAACTTGACCTTTTCTTTAACGACAAGTTGGTAAGCACTGTGAACATGGGTGCGGGTGTGTCTGCCAATCCCTTTATGGCTTTAACTCTCAAAGCGGATGAAAGTGGTGTTGTGAAGATAGTCTATGAGGACAACAAGGGCGGTAAGTGGGAGAGAACTGCAGAGATAAAGGTTTCTTAA
- the soxY gene encoding thiosulfate oxidation carrier protein SoxY, translated as MDRRKFIALSAVAVMGLTLVPAVQPAFGATKLEEEVQKRLGVKLSQIKEVADIKLTAPTIAESGANVPITVESTIPVDRVEKLWIFVDKNPVPWIADVSFTPMNGQVFFSTRIKMGETSNVRAILKLKDGSYVMATKEVKVTAGGCG; from the coding sequence ATGGATAGGAGAAAGTTTATCGCGCTGTCAGCAGTAGCTGTAATGGGACTTACACTTGTCCCAGCAGTTCAGCCAGCTTTTGGTGCTACAAAGCTGGAAGAGGAAGTGCAGAAAAGATTGGGAGTTAAGCTCTCCCAGATTAAGGAGGTGGCGGATATCAAATTAACCGCTCCTACCATAGCAGAGTCAGGAGCCAATGTGCCAATAACCGTGGAGTCTACCATACCCGTGGACAGAGTAGAAAAGCTCTGGATATTCGTTGACAAAAACCCCGTGCCTTGGATAGCGGATGTGTCCTTTACTCCCATGAACGGGCAGGTCTTTTTCTCCACAAGGATAAAGATGGGAGAGACATCTAATGTGAGGGCAATACTCAAGCTAAAGGATGGCTCTTATGTAATGGCAACAAAGGAGGTCAAAGTTACCGCTGGTGGATGCGGATAA
- a CDS encoding thioredoxin family protein — MQKILVWLILLVSTSFAVWFGKVSEGLEYAQKEGKPVAFYFYSNYCPYCAQMEEFVLNQEDVQKKLENFVVINLNISSDEGSKWARKLGVPGVPTMVFYDPKQEKVLGVLFGSRPRGEILNTIQKICRMQNLKAC; from the coding sequence ATGCAGAAAATACTGGTGTGGTTAATTTTATTGGTTTCCACGAGTTTTGCGGTTTGGTTTGGCAAGGTCTCAGAGGGCCTTGAATACGCTCAGAAGGAAGGCAAACCCGTTGCCTTCTATTTCTATAGCAATTATTGTCCTTACTGTGCCCAGATGGAAGAGTTTGTACTCAACCAAGAGGATGTCCAGAAAAAATTGGAAAACTTCGTGGTTATAAACCTAAATATATCCTCTGATGAAGGAAGTAAGTGGGCAAGAAAGCTAGGAGTTCCCGGTGTCCCCACCATGGTATTCTATGACCCAAAGCAGGAAAAGGTGCTTGGTGTCCTCTTTGGAAGCAGACCAAGGGGTGAAATTCTAAACACCATTCAGAAGATATGCAGGATGCAGAACCTTAAAGCATGCTAA
- the lepA gene encoding translation elongation factor 4 — MERVRNFSIIAHVDHGKSTLADRLLEFTGSVSRREMKEQMLDTLEIERERGITIKLQAVRMFYKAKDGETYTLHLIDTPGHVDFSYEVSRALAACEGALLLVDATQGIEAQTVANFWKAVEQDLTIIPVINKIDLPSADPERVKRQIEEILGLPSGDVILASAKEGIGIEEILEAIVKRIPPPKGDPKKPLKALIFDSYYDPYRGAVAFVRVFDGEVRPSTRIRLFSTGKEFEVTEVGAQTPKMTKFEKLSAGDVGYLAASIKDVRDIRVGDTITDARNPTPEPVPGFRPAKPMVYAGIYPSEGYTYEELRDALEKYSINDAAIQFEPETSPALGLGFRVGFLGLLHMEIVQERLEREYGVSIVTTAPSVVYRVRFKNGQVKEIRNPSEIPENWGIIQALEEPFVLLTIITPKDYVGSIMNLCQEKRGIQKKFIYLDPNTVMLEYEMPLSEVIMDFHDKIKGVSRGYASYDYEFLGFREEDLVRLNIFINNEPVDALSFIVHRDKAYRRARQLVEKLKEVIPRQLFEVKVQAGIGTKIIASERIPPLRANVTAKCYGGDITRKKKLLEKQKEGKKRLKQFGKVELPQEAFLTVLKVD, encoded by the coding sequence ATGGAAAGGGTAAGAAACTTCTCCATAATAGCACATGTGGACCATGGCAAGTCCACCCTTGCGGACAGGCTCTTGGAGTTCACCGGCTCTGTATCCAGAAGGGAAATGAAGGAACAAATGCTGGACACCCTTGAAATTGAAAGAGAAAGAGGTATAACCATAAAGCTACAAGCGGTTAGGATGTTCTACAAGGCAAAGGATGGAGAAACTTATACCCTACATCTTATAGACACGCCCGGGCATGTGGACTTTTCCTACGAGGTTTCAAGGGCTCTTGCCGCCTGCGAAGGTGCACTACTTCTTGTGGATGCAACTCAAGGTATAGAGGCCCAAACGGTTGCAAACTTTTGGAAGGCAGTTGAGCAAGACTTGACCATAATACCAGTTATAAACAAGATAGACCTGCCTTCAGCAGACCCAGAAAGGGTGAAAAGACAGATAGAGGAAATCCTGGGACTACCCTCTGGGGATGTTATACTGGCATCCGCAAAGGAGGGTATTGGTATTGAGGAAATCTTAGAGGCTATCGTAAAAAGGATTCCTCCGCCAAAAGGCGACCCTAAAAAACCTCTCAAGGCTCTAATCTTTGACTCTTACTATGACCCTTACAGGGGTGCAGTAGCCTTTGTTAGGGTTTTTGACGGTGAGGTAAGACCAAGCACAAGGATAAGGCTTTTTTCCACGGGCAAAGAGTTTGAAGTCACGGAGGTGGGAGCGCAGACGCCAAAGATGACCAAGTTTGAAAAGCTATCCGCAGGCGATGTGGGATACCTCGCTGCATCAATAAAGGATGTGAGGGACATAAGGGTGGGTGATACCATAACGGACGCAAGAAACCCCACACCAGAGCCTGTGCCGGGCTTTAGACCAGCCAAACCCATGGTCTATGCGGGCATATACCCCTCCGAGGGCTACACCTACGAAGAGCTAAGGGATGCCCTTGAGAAATATTCTATAAACGACGCAGCCATACAGTTTGAGCCAGAAACATCACCCGCACTTGGTCTTGGCTTTAGGGTGGGTTTTCTGGGGCTTTTGCATATGGAAATAGTCCAAGAGAGGCTTGAGAGGGAATACGGTGTTAGTATTGTCACCACCGCACCAAGTGTGGTTTACAGGGTGAGGTTTAAAAATGGTCAGGTAAAGGAAATAAGAAACCCCTCAGAGATTCCAGAAAACTGGGGCATTATTCAAGCCCTTGAAGAACCCTTTGTTCTCCTCACCATAATCACACCCAAGGACTATGTGGGCAGTATAATGAACCTCTGTCAAGAAAAGAGGGGCATTCAAAAGAAGTTTATCTATCTTGACCCCAACACGGTTATGTTGGAGTATGAGATGCCTTTGAGCGAAGTGATAATGGACTTCCATGACAAGATAAAGGGCGTCTCAAGAGGCTACGCCTCCTACGATTATGAGTTTCTGGGCTTTAGAGAGGAGGACCTCGTGAGGTTAAACATTTTCATAAACAATGAGCCTGTGGATGCTCTGTCCTTTATCGTCCACAGGGACAAGGCTTACAGAAGAGCGCGTCAACTTGTGGAAAAACTAAAGGAAGTCATCCCCAGACAACTCTTTGAGGTAAAGGTTCAAGCAGGTATAGGCACAAAGATAATAGCTTCGGAGAGAATACCGCCTCTAAGGGCAAACGTGACCGCCAAGTGCTACGGTGGAGACATAACAAGAAAGAAGAAACTTCTTGAAAAGCAAAAGGAAGGCAAGAAGAGACTAAAGCAGTTTGGAAAAGTGGAGCTACCTCAGGAGGCGTTCCTTACCGTTCTAAAGGTAGATTAA